From one Lotus japonicus ecotype B-129 chromosome 3, LjGifu_v1.2 genomic stretch:
- the LOC130748748 gene encoding uncharacterized protein LOC130748748: MDSGSEIYNSDVSLNLTKYGNHANKAELVDPQDLMSQFSEAEPSDAAGGAYIGLGVDGNNVLGDEVVNLDGQEGRDEGLNIADADSVSMIAHKKRVTADPVSGGAGTSNVKILKQIKQEKNA; this comes from the exons ATGGACTCTGGATCTGAGATTTATAACTCTGATGTTTCTTTGAATCTGACCAAGTATGGCAATCATGCTAATAAGGCTGAGTTGGTTGATCCTCAG GATCTTATGAGTCAATTCTCTGAAGCTGAGCCTTCTGATGCAGCTGGTGGAGCTTACATTGGGCTAGGTGTTGATGGTAACAATGTTTTAGGGGATGAGGTTGTCAATTTGGATGGTCAGGAAGGTCGTGACGAAGGTCTCAACATTGCTGATGCGGATTCTGTTTCAATGATTGCTCATAAGAAAAGGGTTACTGCTGATCCTGTGAGCGGTGGTGCTGGAACTAGCAACGTGAAGATTCTCAAGCAAATCAAGCAGGAGAAGAATGCCTGA
- the LOC130743554 gene encoding replication protein A 70 kDa DNA-binding subunit B-like, with protein MAGNYVRVCDLDASKEDWCILARVVRLWNVISTERGSPVSAIEMILVDEAGTQIQAAVRKKYVKKFDRILREGPVYSLRNFTVADNVGDHRTTSHQFKIIIQGETVAVIKPDNLVPVFPLTFASFEDIVGGRLDTAYLVDVMGLITGLGTERQYVTNGTRTKMNVIELENSGIKLNCALWGRYNDQLNQFLQAGDTETAVVAIFGVKIKEFQGRKGLQNALHCTKLLFNPTFQEAIDFKEGMLRNLTSPSQGISRINDTHDISYVVEATIKHVIDMDDWWYNACNACNKAVYPDSVAYYCGDCDRRVVNVKPRYRIKVRVIDDTDSTTFVIFDRPAAGYFNRTCSEMIEMFEKHGGELVCPRDISDLVDKKFLFKMDMRNLTVGRFEPSYKVQ; from the exons ATGGCAGGAAACTATGTCCGAGTTTGCGATCTTGATGCTTCCAAAGAGGATTGGTGCATATTGGCTAGAGTTGTTCGTCTGTGGAATGTGATCTCAACTGAGAGAGGGAGTCCAGTTTCAGCCATTGAGATGATTCTGGTTGATGAAGCT GGTACTCAAATCCAGGCTGCTGTCAGGAAGAAGTATGTGAAGAAGTTTGATCGTATACTTAGGGAGGGTCCTGTTTACTCTCTCAGAAATTTCACAGTTGCTGATAATGTTGGGGATCATCGGACTACTTCCCATCAGTTTAAGATTATTATTCAGGGTGAAACTGTTGCAGTTATAAAGCCTGATAATTTGGTtcctgttttccccttaacatTTGCCAGCTTCGAAGACATTGTTGGGGGTCGTCTTGACACTGCATATTTAGTAG ATGTTATGGGACTTATCACTGGACTTGGAACTGAGCGTCAATACGTAACTAATGGAACCAGGACAAAGATgaatgttatcgagctggaaaATTCTGG GATCAAGCTGAACTGTGCTCTTTGGGGTCGTTACAATGACCAACTGAATCAATTCCTCCAAGCTGGTGACACTGAAACTGCTGTTGTTGCTATCTTTGGTGTCAAGATCAAAGAGTTCCAAG GTCGGAAGGGATTGCAGAATGCTCTGCACTGCACTAAGTTGCTCTTTAACCCTACCTTTCAAGAAGCTATTGATTTTAAGGAGGGCATGTTGAGGAACTTAACCTCACCTTCACAAGGAATTTCACGCATCAATGACACTCAT GACATCTCTTATGTTGTTGAGGCCACTATTAAGCATGTTATTGATATGGACGATTGGTGGTACAATGCATGCAATGCCTGTAACAAAGCGGTGTATCCTGATTCTGTGGCCTACTATTGTGGAGACTGTGATCGTCGGGTTGTGAATGTGAAACCTAG GTATCGAATTAAGGTTCGAGTTATTGATGACACAGACTCGACTACCTTTGTGATTTTTGATCGTCCTGCTGCTGGATATTTCAATCGTACCTGTTCAGAAATGATAGAGATGTTTGAGAAG CATGGTGGTGAGCTGGTTTGCCCAAGGGATATATCTGACTTGGTTGATAAGAAGTTCCTATTTAAGATGGACATGAGGAACTTGACTGTTGGCAGATTTGAGCCTTCATATAAG GTTCAGTGA